Sequence from the Paenibacillus riograndensis SBR5 genome:
AAATTCAGTGTATGCGTAGATCATCATTTTCTTCTTCATATCTTAATTTCCTTTCTGCTGATCACGGCTTTGAGCTTCTGTTTGAACTGCAGCCAGCTGCGGTCCAGATGAATCAGCCTCCCGTACAGGGCCGGAGAAATTAAGAAGGCTTTGATCTGAAAGGCAAGCTGCCGGTCATCCCCCTGATAATTCCGCATGATCGCCAGCATTTCCTGATTCACGCCGGGATAGGCGAGTTCGATATCATGAAGCAGCTTGCGGGTGCTGATGCCGCTCGTGCCGTTCAGGCAGGTCTTGAGATTGTAAAAATAGTTCTCGGTCATTTCGCGGTTGAGCAAAAGATCCGATATCGTATGAACCTCATGGAAGGGATGGGCGCTGAAATACTCAGCCACCCGTTTGAAGGCGGCGACGACATCGAATTTGTGCACATTGTACGTTCCCGTAATCGATGAGGTCCGCTGGAGATAATAGGACAGCACATCAGGGATGGAAATGACCCGGGAGGCCCTGGCCAACGCTTTGTAGATGAACTCCTGATCCTCTCCGTTCACGCAGCGCTCGGTATAAGAGATGCCGTTCTCCAGCAGGAAGGTGCGCTTGAAGGCAATGCTGCCGGTCCAGATCCGCAAGGTTTTATGCACAAAAATATTCTTCAGCGCTTCACTTCCCGTAGTATCGGAAGATGCTGAAGTGAAGCTCACGATCGTTGATCCATCCTCACGGACCAGATTATAGCCCCAGCAGAGAATGTCCGTCCTTCCACCGGCAGTAGAGGACGCTACCCGCTGCACCAGACTGCTGTCCGCGTAATCATCACCGTCCAGAAACAGCACATAGTCGCCGCTTGCGGCGGCCAGCCCTGTATTTCTGGCGGCACTCACCCCGCCATTGGCCGTCCGGATCAGCTTCGCCTGCAGAATGGGGTGGCGCGCGAGCATCTCTTCCGCAACCTGGGCCGTCCGGTCCCTGGAGCCGTCATCCACCAGAATCAGCTCGAACCGTTTCTCGCTCTGATTCAGGAGTGAATTCAGCAGGGGCTCGACATAATGTTCTAAATTATACATGGGAACTACAATGCTTAGGCTCATGCGGCCACTCCCTTCCTGAAGTAGTGATCGGTTATCCGGCAGTCTGTCTGGAGAAGATTTCTTTCAGTCCTTTTTTGTAGCCTTTGATGGCCGCCACATTTTTTTTGGGCTGTTCCCGGAGGATGAGATAAAGTGTGGTCCAGACAAGAGCAAGATATCCGATAGGACCTGATTTCTTGTCCTTCAGCAGATACACATGGTTCAGTACCCGGGTATAGGCCACGTCTTCAAGGTTGTCCCTGGAGGCCGGTGACTCGTGATGCAGAAGCTTCAGTTCGGGATTGATGTAGAGAGGGCCGGATTTTTGGGCGATGCGTGACATCAGAATGTCTTCGCCGACGCTGTAGCTTTTGAGCCAAGGCACGGGTCCCAGATCCTTAATGGCCTCCTTCTTGAACGACATGTTGCAGCCGTGCTGGAATTCGGTCTTGAAGATCTTCCTCGCCTTATGCCAATTGTACATGGAGCCTGCTTGACCGCTTAGAGAGAGCTTGCCGCTCGATAGAGATTGCTGGAAGGACAGCAGACAGCGGATTGTGCCCAGGAAGCTGTTGCTCATCCCGATGGCAATACCGCCAACCCCTGCGCAGTTTGGATAGTCGAGGTAGGTTTGGATCAATGTGGACAGATAATGTCCGGGGATTTCAACGTCATCGTCAAGGAAGAGGATCTTATCCATCGTGGACAGTTCCACCGCCTTGATCCGGGACAGCCATAATCCCCGGTCCGTCTTGCTGTGATAAATAAAAGAATAACCGCATGCGGTCAATAACGTTTCGAATTCGCTTAGAATTTCTTTGGGTATATCGCCGTCATCTATAATGATAACCTCGATGGGGGAGGTCCGGCCTATGTCCTGTTTGGTGATAGAATGAATGCACCGTGTCAGGTCCTGTACCCGATTCCTCGTGCAGATAACCACTGACAATCCTTGCATATACTCCACTCCCTTATCCATTTCTCCCATTCTATATTTGGTATGATAACCTGGGATTATAAGCTAACTTAAGCTTACTATTGGCAGAGAAAGGTTGTATATACTACTTTAGTTTACTTATTGGCAGCCACGGTTCGGCGGGTCAAAGACCTGGATTTTGATGATTAAATGGTTCTGGGACCAGGCGGAGGTTTTCTTTGAGTAATTAGTAATAGCTTTTTTTGATGATTAACATAAAATTCTATAAATTCGACATAAACTGCAGTGCGCAAAAATCCGATACAGTAAATATAGGCATTTTTTCATACAAATCCAGGGAGGGACGCAAAAGTCAAGGGTAAACAGGACGGACATCTTAGAATAAATGGGGCTGAATTTGTGAAATCCAAAAAGGGTTCAAGACATTTGATCGTGGCATTAATTTTGATCCTGATCGTTAGTAATTTTTACGGTATACCATACGTTGCGCAAGCGCAGACATCCGGCCCATTCGATACAGTAATGGAGGATACGCTGGAGCCTGCCGGGCAATCGGTTTCAGTCATTAACAGTAACGGGATTGGCATTACCGAAGTAGATAATACCAACGGACAATGGCAGTACAGCGCAGGAGGAAACTTCTGGCTGTCCATTGTGGCACCGGACCCTGGCAAGATTGCTGTTTTCGGCAGGGATGTGATGATCCGTTTTGTGCCAAAGAAGGATTGGAACGGAACCGCACAAATCCGGTATCGGGGATGGCTTTCTTCAGGGGAGCAAAGCAGTAATTATGTAAATGTAAATGCTGAATATACCGGAGATGCCGAAAGCTATAGTGAATCGGTACAAGCTGCGCAGATTGTAGTTACGCCAGTTAATGATGCACCGTATATTTCTGAGCTTAGCGGCAGTACCTATCTTGATTTCGATGGCGTAGGATATGTTACGATTCCGGATTTGAACATCTACTCCAATTCTCTTACCATCGAAACATGGGTAAATGCAAGCAGTGCTCCAACTTGGGCCCGTATTTTTGATACCTCGTATGGTCCTGATAATTTTAATCTTCATCTGACATTTGAGGGGAGTACAGGAAGACTAGC
This genomic interval carries:
- a CDS encoding glycosyltransferase family 2 protein is translated as MSLSIVVPMYNLEHYVEPLLNSLLNQSEKRFELILVDDGSRDRTAQVAEEMLARHPILQAKLIRTANGGVSAARNTGLAAASGDYVLFLDGDDYADSSLVQRVASSTAGGRTDILCWGYNLVREDGSTIVSFTSASSDTTGSEALKNIFVHKTLRIWTGSIAFKRTFLLENGISYTERCVNGEDQEFIYKALARASRVISIPDVLSYYLQRTSSITGTYNVHKFDVVAAFKRVAEYFSAHPFHEVHTISDLLLNREMTENYFYNLKTCLNGTSGISTRKLLHDIELAYPGVNQEMLAIMRNYQGDDRQLAFQIKAFLISPALYGRLIHLDRSWLQFKQKLKAVISRKEIKI
- a CDS encoding glycosyltransferase family A protein — translated: MQGLSVVICTRNRVQDLTRCIHSITKQDIGRTSPIEVIIIDDGDIPKEILSEFETLLTACGYSFIYHSKTDRGLWLSRIKAVELSTMDKILFLDDDVEIPGHYLSTLIQTYLDYPNCAGVGGIAIGMSNSFLGTIRCLLSFQQSLSSGKLSLSGQAGSMYNWHKARKIFKTEFQHGCNMSFKKEAIKDLGPVPWLKSYSVGEDILMSRIAQKSGPLYINPELKLLHHESPASRDNLEDVAYTRVLNHVYLLKDKKSGPIGYLALVWTTLYLILREQPKKNVAAIKGYKKGLKEIFSRQTAG